In one Lysobacter alkalisoli genomic region, the following are encoded:
- a CDS encoding bifunctional serine/threonine-protein kinase/formylglycine-generating enzyme family protein, whose product MSYVSSNDIGSVPFPEIEGYRLLRVLNQGSTSTVYLGEQPALSREVAIKVMLPQALGDEVGRRRFENEVRTIARLEHPHVVSIHEVGRTRSGLPYYSMPYLPRGHVGQRSFRKQVAAGDESRVIETVNALLSALEYAHGNGVVHRDVKAENVMFDDADRPLLVDFGIALRRGYGPRVTATGLAVGSTAYMAPEQARGEDVDGRADLYSLAVLVWEMLTGELPYRAADALSMAVMHAQNPVPKLPLGLRHWQRFMNRALAKAPSARFQNVAQMRTAIERIQERRSWPGQSALRQAISPLARRAGLLVSLAIATAFLGLLAWWMAGRDGGGLFANEPGPTEAAATIDPTLSMLRPLPEAPLQVALDNARQQIDRRNLTAPAGDNALASVLDAARIDTDNANVHALVGELSQALSGELLASLRAARFDRAREYQQHLATLSDETGLVDPELEKERIRQVLAALTAQIDASIARSDRTSAQRIAALAPDFGISSAESTRLAGHARTAASTSAPASAVVAGDRPGDTLLERRPVSVADYSRFAEATDRKPTLCRERASLLRALAPRDYRNPGFEQEANSPVVCVSMADAEAYALWLGKQTGHKYRVPTSTESKATAAVIIGRELSLWQRDCGSDCNQRQTAGRSWRNSNDERLLQASRGYDDVGFRLIREH is encoded by the coding sequence GTGTCCTACGTTTCCAGCAACGATATCGGTTCGGTGCCATTCCCGGAGATCGAGGGGTACCGGCTGCTGCGTGTGCTCAACCAGGGCTCCACCTCGACCGTATATCTGGGCGAGCAGCCCGCGCTTTCGCGCGAAGTGGCGATCAAGGTGATGTTGCCGCAGGCGCTCGGCGACGAGGTCGGCCGACGCCGGTTCGAGAACGAGGTCCGCACCATTGCCCGGCTCGAACATCCGCATGTGGTGAGCATCCATGAAGTCGGCCGCACCCGCAGCGGGTTGCCCTACTACTCGATGCCCTACCTGCCACGCGGCCACGTGGGTCAGCGCAGCTTCCGCAAGCAGGTCGCCGCCGGTGACGAGAGCCGGGTGATCGAGACCGTCAACGCCTTGTTGTCGGCGCTCGAATACGCGCATGGCAACGGCGTCGTGCATCGCGACGTCAAGGCCGAGAACGTGATGTTCGACGACGCCGACCGGCCACTGCTGGTCGACTTCGGCATCGCCCTGCGACGCGGCTACGGGCCGCGCGTGACCGCCACCGGCCTGGCCGTCGGCAGCACCGCCTACATGGCCCCGGAACAGGCGCGCGGCGAGGACGTGGACGGCCGTGCCGACCTCTACAGCCTGGCGGTGCTGGTGTGGGAGATGCTGACCGGCGAACTGCCCTATCGTGCCGCGGACGCGCTGTCGATGGCGGTCATGCACGCCCAGAACCCGGTACCGAAACTCCCGCTGGGCCTGCGCCATTGGCAGCGTTTCATGAACCGTGCGCTGGCCAAGGCGCCCTCGGCACGCTTCCAGAACGTGGCGCAGATGCGCACCGCCATCGAACGCATCCAGGAACGCCGCAGCTGGCCCGGACAGAGCGCATTGCGGCAGGCGATCTCACCACTGGCCCGCCGCGCGGGCCTCCTTGTCAGCCTCGCCATCGCCACCGCGTTCCTAGGCTTGCTGGCATGGTGGATGGCCGGCAGGGACGGTGGTGGCTTGTTCGCCAACGAGCCGGGCCCGACCGAAGCCGCCGCCACCATCGACCCGACCCTATCGATGCTGCGGCCGTTGCCGGAAGCACCCTTGCAGGTTGCGCTCGACAACGCGCGCCAGCAGATCGACCGCCGCAACCTGACCGCACCGGCGGGCGACAATGCCCTGGCCAGCGTGCTCGACGCCGCCCGCATCGACACTGACAATGCCAATGTCCACGCCCTTGTCGGCGAGCTGTCGCAGGCATTGTCCGGCGAACTGCTGGCCAGCCTGCGCGCGGCCCGCTTCGATCGTGCGCGCGAGTACCAGCAACATCTGGCGACGCTGTCCGATGAAACCGGCCTCGTGGACCCCGAACTGGAGAAGGAGAGGATCCGCCAGGTGCTCGCGGCGCTGACAGCGCAGATCGACGCCTCGATCGCGCGCAGCGACCGCACCTCGGCACAGAGGATCGCCGCTCTCGCTCCCGATTTCGGCATTTCCAGTGCCGAATCGACCCGCCTGGCCGGACACGCCCGGACGGCGGCGTCAACCTCCGCGCCGGCCTCGGCCGTGGTTGCCGGAGACCGCCCGGGTGACACACTGCTGGAGCGCCGCCCGGTCAGCGTGGCCGACTACTCCCGCTTCGCCGAGGCCACCGACCGCAAGCCCACGCTCTGTCGCGAACGCGCCTCGCTGCTGCGAGCCCTGGCCCCGCGCGATTACCGCAACCCCGGTTTCGAGCAGGAGGCCAACTCACCGGTGGTCTGCGTCTCGATGGCCGATGCCGAAGCCTATGCGCTGTGGCTCGGCAAACAGACCGGACACAAGTACCGCGTCCCGACCAGCACCGAGTCGAAAGCCACCGCCGCGGTCATCATCGGTCGCGAGCTGTCGTTGTGGCAGCGCGACTGCGGCAGCGACTGCAACCAACGTCAGACTGCCGGCCGCTCGTGGCGCAACAGCAACGACGAACGCCTGCTGCAGGCTTCGCGCGGCTACGACGACGTCGGATTCCGGCTGATCCGGGAACATTGA
- a CDS encoding DUF998 domain-containing protein, whose protein sequence is MKTRLALMASWSAIPAALLLLGAALVAAAALDGYSHARHPLALLGADGVRGAGGFNLLGWGLPGLLLALQAVLLRECLSGGRAFAARMGAWMLMLSAMAFAAQGVWPLDPGDLDGAGSRYHAAAWTLWWIAYVTGGCLLAVGSPPGSGRARAMLVLSAGAVLALVLAARAGMSPALAGRLAIVAWLAGYLACGALMRRARSAGPVPGA, encoded by the coding sequence ATGAAGACACGTCTCGCCCTCATGGCGTCCTGGAGCGCGATCCCGGCCGCGTTGCTGCTGCTGGGCGCCGCGCTGGTGGCCGCTGCCGCGCTGGACGGATACTCCCACGCCCGGCACCCGCTTGCCCTGCTCGGCGCGGATGGAGTCCGGGGCGCAGGCGGCTTCAATCTGCTCGGTTGGGGCCTTCCGGGCCTGCTGTTGGCGCTGCAGGCAGTGCTGTTGCGCGAATGCCTGTCTGGCGGACGGGCATTCGCGGCACGCATGGGGGCGTGGATGCTCATGCTGTCAGCGATGGCTTTTGCTGCGCAGGGTGTCTGGCCGCTTGATCCGGGAGATCTGGACGGAGCCGGAAGCCGATACCACGCGGCGGCATGGACGCTGTGGTGGATCGCCTACGTGACAGGGGGCTGCCTGCTGGCTGTCGGCAGCCCGCCGGGAAGCGGGCGTGCCCGGGCGATGCTGGTGCTGTCGGCCGGAGCCGTGCTGGCCCTGGTGCTGGCAGCGCGAGCGGGAATGTCGCCGGCCCTCGCCGGGCGTCTGGCCATCGTCGCCTGGCTGGCGGGCTACCTGGCCTGCGGTGCCCTGATGCGGCGGGCACGATCCGCCGGCCCGGTTCCAGGCGCGTAG
- the leuS gene encoding leucine--tRNA ligase, which yields MSAEAAQTDQNASYDPQAVEASARRYWTDSRAFEVDETSDKPKYYCLSMLPYPSGALHMGHVRNYTISDVISRYKRMTGHNVLQPMGWDAFGLPAENAAIKNRTAPAKWTYANIEHMKAQLQQMGYAIDWTREFATCQPDYYMHEQRMFVRLMKKGLAYRRNAVVNWDPVDRTVLANEQVIDGRGWRTGALVEKREIPQWFLKITDYAQELLDGLDTLAGWPEAVKTMQRNWIGRSEGLEIRFDVVDEDGNAVGPVDVYTTRPDTLMGVTFVSIAAEHPLATHAAANNKALAGFIAELRQGGVSEAELETQEKRGMYTGLRALHPVTGEEVPLYVANFVLMGYGTGAVMAVPGHDQRDWEFAKRYQLPIRPVIVNDAVRDALTEIGQHLEKHDDAMAAALGNGAAVDVYDIGAAVQVVQDFVRAIDEEGAYTERGWLVNSGEFDGMDFQQALDALAARFEAESRGRRRVNFRLRDWGVSRQRYWGCPIPVIICPSCGDVPVPEEQLPVLLPEDVEFSGVASPIKSDPEWRRTTCPQCGGAAERETDTFDTFMESSWYMHRYTSPGAADMVDERANYWMPIDQYIGGVEHAILHLLYFRFYHRLMRDQGLVDSDEPVHNLLTQGMVIAETFYRDNPDGSKDWINPADVEIVRDDKGRIAGATLKADGQPVVIGGTEKMSKSKNNGVDPRDMVGKHGADTVRLFSMFAAPPEQSLEWNEAGVEGMARFLRRFWNAVSTHAAQPDHPEVDASQLDAAQKTLRRQLHETIQKVGDDYGRRHSFNTAIAALMELLNHVAKFNDMSDQGRAVRHEALQAMVLMLNPVTPHVSHALWQVLGHSQELLEDVPFPVVDPAALVRDAVTLAVQVNGKLRGTIEVPVDVSKEDAERIALAEPHVAQHVDGLTIRKVIVVPGKIVNIVVG from the coding sequence GTGTCCGCCGAAGCCGCCCAAACCGACCAGAACGCCTCCTACGATCCGCAAGCCGTGGAGGCGTCCGCCCGGCGCTACTGGACGGACAGCCGTGCGTTCGAGGTCGACGAGACTTCCGACAAGCCCAAGTACTACTGCCTGTCGATGCTGCCGTATCCGTCCGGTGCGCTGCACATGGGCCACGTGCGCAACTACACCATCAGCGACGTGATCAGCCGCTACAAGCGGATGACCGGCCACAACGTGCTGCAGCCGATGGGCTGGGACGCGTTCGGCCTGCCGGCCGAGAACGCCGCGATCAAGAACAGGACCGCGCCGGCGAAATGGACCTACGCCAACATCGAGCACATGAAGGCGCAGCTGCAGCAGATGGGCTACGCGATCGACTGGACGCGCGAGTTCGCTACCTGCCAGCCGGACTATTACATGCACGAGCAGCGCATGTTCGTGCGGCTGATGAAGAAGGGCCTGGCCTACCGCAGGAACGCGGTGGTCAACTGGGATCCGGTCGACCGGACCGTGCTGGCCAACGAGCAGGTCATCGACGGCCGCGGCTGGCGCACCGGTGCGCTGGTCGAGAAGCGCGAGATCCCGCAGTGGTTCCTGAAGATCACCGACTACGCGCAGGAACTGCTCGACGGCCTCGACACGCTCGCGGGCTGGCCGGAGGCGGTCAAGACCATGCAGCGCAACTGGATCGGTCGCAGCGAAGGCCTGGAGATCCGCTTCGACGTGGTCGACGAGGACGGCAACGCGGTCGGCCCTGTCGATGTCTACACCACGCGCCCCGATACCCTGATGGGCGTGACCTTCGTGTCGATCGCGGCCGAACATCCGCTGGCAACGCACGCGGCAGCGAACAACAAGGCACTGGCCGGTTTCATCGCCGAGCTGCGCCAGGGCGGCGTGTCCGAGGCCGAGCTGGAGACGCAGGAAAAACGCGGCATGTACACCGGCCTGCGCGCGCTGCATCCGGTCACCGGCGAGGAGGTGCCGCTCTACGTCGCCAACTTCGTGTTGATGGGCTACGGCACCGGCGCGGTGATGGCGGTGCCGGGCCACGACCAGCGCGACTGGGAGTTCGCCAAGCGCTACCAGCTGCCGATCAGGCCGGTGATCGTGAACGATGCCGTGCGTGACGCACTGACAGAGATCGGGCAACACCTCGAGAAGCACGACGACGCGATGGCCGCCGCGCTCGGCAACGGTGCCGCAGTCGACGTCTACGACATCGGTGCCGCCGTGCAAGTGGTGCAGGACTTCGTCCGCGCGATCGACGAGGAGGGCGCCTACACCGAACGCGGCTGGCTGGTGAACTCCGGCGAGTTCGACGGCATGGACTTCCAGCAGGCGCTGGACGCGCTGGCGGCACGCTTCGAGGCCGAGAGCCGCGGCCGTCGCCGGGTCAACTTCCGCCTGCGCGATTGGGGCGTCAGCCGTCAGCGCTACTGGGGCTGCCCGATCCCGGTGATCATCTGCCCGTCCTGCGGCGACGTGCCGGTGCCGGAGGAGCAGTTGCCGGTGCTGTTGCCGGAGGACGTGGAGTTCAGCGGTGTCGCCTCGCCGATCAAGTCCGACCCGGAATGGCGCAGGACCACCTGCCCGCAGTGCGGCGGCGCGGCCGAGCGCGAGACCGACACCTTCGACACCTTCATGGAGTCGAGCTGGTACATGCACCGCTACACCAGCCCGGGTGCGGCGGACATGGTCGATGAGCGGGCCAATTACTGGATGCCGATCGACCAGTACATCGGTGGTGTCGAGCACGCGATCCTGCACCTGCTGTATTTCCGCTTCTACCACCGGCTGATGCGCGACCAGGGCCTTGTCGACAGCGACGAGCCGGTGCACAACCTGCTGACCCAGGGCATGGTCATCGCCGAGACGTTCTACCGCGACAACCCCGACGGCTCGAAGGACTGGATCAACCCTGCCGACGTGGAGATCGTCCGCGACGACAAGGGCCGTATCGCCGGTGCGACCTTGAAGGCGGACGGACAGCCGGTGGTGATCGGCGGCACCGAGAAGATGTCGAAGTCGAAGAACAACGGCGTCGATCCACGCGACATGGTCGGCAAGCATGGCGCCGATACCGTGCGCCTGTTCTCGATGTTCGCCGCGCCGCCGGAGCAATCGCTGGAGTGGAACGAGGCCGGTGTCGAGGGCATGGCGCGCTTCCTGCGTCGGTTCTGGAATGCGGTCTCCACCCACGCCGCGCAGCCCGACCATCCCGAGGTTGACGCTTCGCAACTCGACGCCGCACAGAAGACCCTGCGCCGCCAGCTTCACGAGACGATCCAGAAAGTTGGCGACGACTATGGCCGCCGCCACAGTTTCAATACCGCGATCGCCGCGTTGATGGAACTTCTCAACCACGTGGCGAAGTTCAACGACATGAGCGACCAGGGTCGCGCCGTCCGCCACGAAGCGCTTCAGGCAATGGTGCTGATGCTCAACCCGGTCACCCCGCACGTCAGCCACGCGCTGTGGCAGGTGCTCGGCCATTCGCAGGAGCTGCTGGAAGACGTGCCGTTCCCGGTGGTTGACCCGGCCGCACTGGTCCGCGATGCGGTCACCCTGGCGGTGCAGGTCAACGGCAAGCTGCGCGGTACGATCGAGGTCCCGGTCGATGTGTCGAAGGAGGATGCCGAACGGATTGCGCTGGCCGAGCCGCACGTCGCCCAGCACGTCGACGGCCTGACCATCCGCAAGGTGATCGTGGTGCCGGGGAAGATCGTCAACATCGTTGTCGGATAA
- the trxA gene encoding thioredoxin, whose amino-acid sequence MTTDTTAPSHVFDVTTDRFETDVLQKSLQTPVLVDFWAEWCGPCKTLGPVLEKLAKDYNGAFELAKVDVDKEPQLAGAFQVRSIPTLFLLKGGQVVDAVPGALTEGQLREFLKHHDIEPAAAAPAIEGIERESEATSEVPPPDPHAEVARLRDEISATPDNDELKLDLALALLKTGATDEAVGLLDALPANLATDDRTLRARARLDFAALLKDAPPPAALETAIANDPADLRARHLLGARRLVDGDNEAALEQFLEMLRHDRDFDGGLPRKALIDAFRVVEDAALVSAYRRRMSSVLF is encoded by the coding sequence ATGACCACCGATACCACCGCCCCATCCCACGTCTTCGACGTCACCACCGACCGCTTCGAAACCGATGTCCTGCAGAAGTCGCTGCAGACACCGGTGCTGGTCGACTTCTGGGCCGAGTGGTGCGGGCCGTGCAAGACGCTTGGGCCGGTGCTGGAGAAGCTGGCGAAGGATTACAACGGCGCGTTCGAACTGGCGAAGGTCGACGTGGACAAGGAGCCGCAACTGGCCGGTGCGTTCCAGGTGCGCTCGATCCCGACCCTGTTTCTGCTCAAGGGCGGCCAGGTGGTCGACGCCGTCCCCGGTGCGCTGACCGAGGGCCAGTTGCGCGAGTTCCTCAAGCACCACGATATCGAGCCCGCTGCGGCGGCCCCCGCCATCGAAGGCATCGAGCGCGAGTCCGAGGCCACGTCCGAGGTACCTCCACCGGACCCGCACGCTGAGGTCGCACGCCTGCGCGACGAGATATCGGCGACGCCGGACAACGACGAGCTCAAGCTCGACCTGGCACTGGCCCTGCTCAAGACCGGCGCCACCGACGAGGCGGTGGGACTGCTCGACGCCCTGCCCGCCAACCTCGCCACCGATGATCGCACCCTGCGTGCCCGCGCCCGCCTCGACTTCGCCGCCCTGCTCAAGGACGCACCGCCGCCGGCGGCGCTGGAGACCGCCATCGCCAACGACCCGGCCGACCTGCGTGCCCGCCACCTGCTCGGTGCCCGCCGACTGGTCGATGGCGACAACGAAGCCGCACTGGAACAGTTCCTGGAAATGCTGCGCCACGATCGCGACTTCGACGGCGGCCTGCCACGCAAGGCCCTGATCGACGCCTTCCGGGTGGTCGAAGATGCAGCTCTGGTCAGCGCCTACCGGCGCAGGATGTCGTCGGTACTGTTCTGA
- a CDS encoding DUF4442 domain-containing protein, with translation MKASVLRHGLNFWPPFLFTGIHVKSIGEDYRHAEVELRLRLWNRNYVRSHFGGSLFAMTDPFWMLLAMHALGRDYIVWDKAGEIEFVKPGRSRVRARFDLDDATLEQLRDAAAGGDKVLRWFETDVIDEDGDVVARVRKQLYVRLKPRKRG, from the coding sequence ATGAAGGCTTCCGTCCTGCGCCACGGCCTCAATTTCTGGCCGCCGTTCCTGTTCACCGGCATCCACGTCAAGTCGATCGGCGAGGATTACCGCCATGCCGAGGTCGAGCTGCGCCTGCGGCTGTGGAACCGCAACTATGTCCGCAGCCACTTCGGCGGCAGCCTGTTCGCGATGACCGACCCGTTCTGGATGCTGCTGGCGATGCATGCGCTCGGCCGCGACTACATCGTCTGGGACAAGGCCGGCGAGATCGAATTCGTCAAACCCGGCCGCAGCCGGGTTCGCGCCCGCTTCGACCTCGATGATGCCACGCTGGAACAGCTGCGCGACGCCGCCGCCGGTGGCGACAAGGTGCTGCGCTGGTTCGAAACCGATGTGATCGACGAAGACGGCGACGTGGTCGCACGGGTGCGCAAGCAGCTCTACGTACGACTCAAACCCCGCAAGCGCGGCTGA
- a CDS encoding pseudouridine synthase: protein MAEAIDIHYCDEHLLVAGKPAGLLSVPGRLPENRDCVISRLQVSYPDVLTVHRLDQVTSGLMVFARGKMLQSALSSMFERRQIDKRYEALVEGLVEGEAGEVELPLICDWPNRPRQKVGFEAGKHALTRWRVLQHDTGSGRTRLELEPVTGRSHQLRVHLASIGHPIVGDSFYGAAEAPRVCLHASRLSFMHPVEGVRLEFASAAPF from the coding sequence ATGGCCGAAGCCATCGACATCCACTATTGCGATGAACACCTGCTGGTGGCCGGGAAGCCGGCCGGCCTGCTGTCCGTTCCCGGTCGTCTGCCGGAAAACAGGGACTGCGTGATATCGCGCCTGCAGGTTTCATATCCGGATGTGCTGACCGTGCATCGGCTCGACCAGGTCACCAGCGGGCTGATGGTTTTCGCGCGCGGCAAGATGCTGCAGTCGGCCTTGAGTTCAATGTTCGAGCGTCGCCAGATCGACAAGCGCTACGAAGCGCTGGTCGAAGGACTGGTCGAAGGCGAAGCGGGCGAGGTCGAGTTGCCGCTGATCTGCGACTGGCCGAACCGGCCGCGGCAGAAGGTGGGCTTCGAAGCCGGCAAGCATGCGTTGACCCGTTGGCGAGTGCTGCAGCACGACACCGGATCCGGCCGGACCCGCCTGGAGCTGGAGCCGGTTACCGGCCGTAGCCACCAGTTGCGTGTTCATCTGGCCAGCATCGGCCATCCCATCGTTGGCGACAGCTTCTACGGTGCGGCCGAAGCGCCGCGGGTCTGCCTGCACGCAAGCCGGCTGTCGTTCATGCATCCGGTTGAAGGCGTGCGGCTGGAATTCGCCTCCGCCGCTCCGTTCTGA
- a CDS encoding metal-dependent hydrolase family protein, translating to MTRFAVAASATLAVLALPASIASAHTSPASDTATALHCGKLFDARSGKVRGPHTLLVRDGRIEQMISGGNADILGVPAVDLRGHTCSPGWTDLHVHLASQSSPQSYSEGFRLDPVDYAYRSVGYARKTLMAGFTSVRDLGGEVAPHLRDAINQGLVEGPRIWAAGKSIATTGGHADPTNGWNDMLSHLSGPPGPTEGVINSVDDARQAVRQRYKDGSDVIKITATGGVLSYARSGDAPQFTVDEVRAVVDTAKDYGYRVAAHAHGEEGMYRAVEAGVTSIEHGTYMSDRVMKLMKERGTWYVPTIHAGRFVADKAKVDGYFPEVVRPKAARIGALIEETATRAYKGGVKIAFGTDAGVGPHGDNAREFIYMVEAGIPAAVALQAATIRAAEVLGVDDQGVLAPGKRADVIAMPGNPLEDINVVMDVDFVMKDGAIYRRPQEPAR from the coding sequence ATGACCCGATTCGCTGTTGCGGCCTCCGCCACTCTCGCCGTTCTCGCCCTTCCTGCATCCATCGCATCCGCCCATACCTCGCCCGCATCGGATACGGCAACCGCACTGCACTGCGGCAAGCTGTTCGACGCCCGCAGCGGCAAGGTGCGGGGACCGCATACGCTGCTGGTGCGCGATGGCCGGATCGAGCAGATGATCAGCGGCGGCAATGCCGACATCCTCGGCGTGCCCGCGGTGGATCTGCGCGGCCACACCTGCAGCCCGGGCTGGACCGACCTGCATGTGCACCTGGCCAGCCAGTCCAGCCCGCAGAGTTATTCCGAAGGATTCCGCCTCGACCCGGTCGACTACGCCTACCGCTCGGTCGGCTACGCCAGGAAAACTCTGATGGCCGGCTTCACCAGCGTCCGCGATCTTGGCGGCGAGGTGGCGCCGCACCTGCGCGACGCGATCAACCAGGGCTTGGTCGAAGGCCCGCGAATCTGGGCGGCCGGCAAGTCGATCGCCACCACTGGCGGCCACGCCGACCCGACCAACGGCTGGAACGACATGCTCTCGCACCTGTCCGGACCACCCGGCCCGACCGAGGGCGTGATCAACTCCGTCGACGACGCCCGCCAGGCCGTGCGCCAGCGCTACAAGGATGGCAGCGACGTGATCAAGATCACCGCCACCGGCGGCGTACTCTCGTACGCGCGCTCCGGGGACGCGCCGCAGTTCACCGTCGACGAGGTCCGCGCCGTGGTCGATACCGCCAAGGACTACGGTTACCGCGTCGCCGCCCATGCGCACGGCGAGGAGGGCATGTACCGTGCGGTCGAGGCCGGCGTGACCAGCATCGAACATGGCACCTACATGAGCGACCGGGTAATGAAGCTGATGAAGGAGCGCGGCACCTGGTACGTACCGACCATCCACGCCGGTCGTTTCGTCGCCGACAAGGCCAAGGTCGATGGCTACTTCCCGGAGGTGGTGCGGCCGAAAGCGGCGCGGATCGGCGCGCTGATCGAGGAAACCGCGACCCGGGCCTACAAGGGCGGGGTGAAGATCGCTTTCGGCACCGACGCCGGTGTCGGTCCGCATGGCGACAACGCGCGCGAGTTCATCTACATGGTCGAAGCCGGCATCCCGGCGGCGGTCGCCCTGCAGGCGGCCACGATCCGGGCTGCCGAAGTGCTCGGCGTGGATGACCAGGGCGTGCTGGCGCCGGGCAAGCGCGCCGATGTCATCGCCATGCCGGGCAACCCGCTCGAGGACATCAACGTGGTGATGGATGTGGACTTCGTGATGAAGGACGGCGCGATCTACCGCCGACCGCAGGAACCGGCCAGGTAG
- a CDS encoding heme NO-binding domain-containing protein — MYGVIFDFLRSYVIERHGGRDTWETLLNEAGIGYKVYFPVAQYPDEEIVTLATTAARMLKTPLPAVLEDFGHYAGPQLITYYDMFVRPEWRTFEVLENASARIHDAIHRYNPKRLPPKLVAERPEPNRLNLTYESERKLCMVAKGIIRGLKDHFGETVSIKETQCMHSGADCCRFELVRT; from the coding sequence ATGTACGGTGTCATCTTCGATTTCCTTCGCAGCTACGTGATCGAACGTCATGGTGGCCGCGATACCTGGGAAACACTGCTCAACGAGGCGGGCATCGGCTACAAGGTGTACTTCCCGGTGGCGCAGTATCCGGACGAGGAAATCGTCACCCTCGCCACCACGGCCGCACGCATGCTCAAGACGCCGTTGCCGGCGGTGCTGGAGGATTTCGGGCATTACGCCGGGCCGCAGCTGATCACCTATTACGACATGTTCGTGCGCCCAGAATGGCGCACCTTCGAGGTGCTCGAGAACGCCAGCGCCAGGATCCACGACGCGATCCACCGCTACAACCCCAAGCGGCTGCCGCCGAAGCTGGTCGCCGAACGCCCGGAGCCGAACCGCCTGAACCTTACCTATGAGTCCGAGCGCAAGCTTTGCATGGTCGCCAAGGGCATCATTCGCGGGCTCAAGGACCACTTCGGCGAGACGGTCTCCATCAAGGAAACCCAGTGCATGCACTCCGGGGCCGACTGCTGTCGCTTCGAGCTGGTGCGTACCTAG